One window of Triticum dicoccoides isolate Atlit2015 ecotype Zavitan chromosome 5A, WEW_v2.0, whole genome shotgun sequence genomic DNA carries:
- the LOC119299288 gene encoding uncharacterized protein LOC119299288 isoform X1 has translation MPLNPTKETKKAAASEGDRASRNPKSQSEPSGDPSAAEGLGLERLGGDQAMATALRHAARRFGTRAAAEAEAEAIIERSPLYTSTRIVDSTTGRDLTPNQRKDAIFRLAQIHAQKEDLYNTIAAWQADYTAKGNVVTRKNNLLLKQLSQHVKPRPDDPRWRSSQRAVYFNDFLKFTGAVLIGKMAGDAFSHYKAKQDHDGHKGSS, from the exons atgcccttaaacCCGACGAAAGAAACAAAAAAAGCGGCGGCGTCAGAAGGGGATCGAGCGAGCAGGAACCCTAAATCCCAATCGGAACCCTCAGGGGATCCGTCGGCGGCGGAAG GATTAGGATTGGAGAGGCTCGGCGGGGATCAGGCCATGGCCACGGCGCTTCGCCACGCGGCGAGGAGGTTCGGAACcagagcggcggcggaggcggaggcggaggctatCATTGAGCGTAGTCCGCTGTACACTAGCACACGGATCGTCGATTCCACCACAGGCCGT GACCTCACGCCCAATCAGAGGAAAGATGCCATCTTCCGCTTGGCTCAAATCCATGCCCAGAAAGAGGACCTCTACAACACAATCGCTGCCTGGCAAGCTGACTACACTGCTAAGGGCAATGTAGTGACCCGGAAAAACAACCTTTTGCTCAAACAACTCTCTCAGCATGTCAAACCTAGACCCGATGACCCCCGCTG GCGCTCAAGTCAGCGGGCAGTATACTTTAATGATTTCCTCAAATTCACGGGGGCAGTTTTGATCGGCAAAATGGCAGGAGATGCCTTTAGTCATTACAAGGCAAAACAAGATCATGATGGCCACAAGGGATCAAGCTAG
- the LOC119299288 gene encoding uncharacterized protein LOC119299288 isoform X2, with amino-acid sequence MATALRHAARRFGTRAAAEAEAEAIIERSPLYTSTRIVDSTTGRDLTPNQRKDAIFRLAQIHAQKEDLYNTIAAWQADYTAKGNVVTRKNNLLLKQLSQHVKPRPDDPRWRSSQRAVYFNDFLKFTGAVLIGKMAGDAFSHYKAKQDHDGHKGSS; translated from the exons ATGGCCACGGCGCTTCGCCACGCGGCGAGGAGGTTCGGAACcagagcggcggcggaggcggaggcggaggctatCATTGAGCGTAGTCCGCTGTACACTAGCACACGGATCGTCGATTCCACCACAGGCCGT GACCTCACGCCCAATCAGAGGAAAGATGCCATCTTCCGCTTGGCTCAAATCCATGCCCAGAAAGAGGACCTCTACAACACAATCGCTGCCTGGCAAGCTGACTACACTGCTAAGGGCAATGTAGTGACCCGGAAAAACAACCTTTTGCTCAAACAACTCTCTCAGCATGTCAAACCTAGACCCGATGACCCCCGCTG GCGCTCAAGTCAGCGGGCAGTATACTTTAATGATTTCCTCAAATTCACGGGGGCAGTTTTGATCGGCAAAATGGCAGGAGATGCCTTTAGTCATTACAAGGCAAAACAAGATCATGATGGCCACAAGGGATCAAGCTAG